In Anseongella ginsenosidimutans, one genomic interval encodes:
- a CDS encoding glucoamylase family protein, whose product MKSSFLIILLVLSGFIACNTPGNDSKPEEPGKTDSLTAEQLLDSVQYRTFQYFWDGAEPVSGMARERYHVDGVYPQNDKNVVTSGGSGFGIMAILVGIERGFISREEGLRRFEKIAGFLENADSFHGVFPHWWNGETGKVKSFSSKDDGGDLVETAFLMQGLLCVRQYFADGNEEEKALADRMDRLWKNVEWDWHTKGGEDVLYWHWSPSHGWEMNFPIEGYNECMITYILAASSPTHGVPAEAYHDGWARSGGINTDVTTYGHHLSLKHNGAEKYGGPLFWAHYSYLGLDPRNLEDRYANYWEENRNHALINYEYCVDNPKDFAGYGEQCWGLTASYSVEGYAGHSPSRDLGVISPTAALSSFPYTPEKSMAALEHFYYNLGDKIWGKYGFYDAFSQTENWYPQRYLAIDQGPVVVMIENHRSGLLWELFMSCPEIKQGLKKLGFSGF is encoded by the coding sequence ATGAAGAGTAGCTTTTTAATTATTTTACTGGTCCTGTCCGGGTTTATTGCCTGCAATACTCCCGGAAATGACAGCAAGCCGGAGGAACCCGGAAAAACAGACAGCTTAACCGCTGAACAACTGCTGGACAGCGTTCAGTACCGCACCTTCCAGTACTTCTGGGATGGGGCCGAACCGGTATCGGGAATGGCGCGCGAGCGTTATCATGTGGACGGGGTATACCCGCAGAACGATAAGAACGTCGTTACCTCGGGCGGCTCCGGTTTCGGAATAATGGCTATCCTGGTGGGCATTGAAAGAGGGTTCATCAGCCGGGAGGAAGGCCTCCGCCGTTTTGAAAAAATTGCCGGTTTTCTGGAAAATGCCGACAGCTTTCATGGTGTATTTCCGCATTGGTGGAACGGCGAAACCGGGAAGGTAAAATCTTTCAGCTCAAAGGATGATGGGGGCGACCTGGTAGAAACCGCTTTCCTGATGCAGGGCTTGTTGTGTGTACGCCAGTACTTTGCCGATGGCAATGAAGAAGAAAAAGCGCTTGCCGACAGAATGGACCGGTTATGGAAAAACGTCGAATGGGACTGGCATACCAAAGGGGGAGAAGATGTGCTTTACTGGCATTGGTCCCCCAGTCATGGCTGGGAGATGAACTTCCCTATTGAGGGCTACAATGAATGCATGATCACCTATATACTGGCGGCTTCCTCACCAACTCATGGTGTGCCGGCGGAAGCCTATCACGACGGATGGGCCCGCAGCGGCGGTATTAACACAGATGTGACCACTTACGGACATCATCTTTCCCTGAAGCACAATGGCGCTGAAAAATACGGCGGCCCCTTATTCTGGGCTCATTATTCCTACCTGGGCCTGGATCCCAGGAACCTGGAAGACCGCTATGCCAATTATTGGGAAGAGAACCGTAACCACGCGCTTATCAACTATGAGTATTGCGTGGACAATCCAAAGGATTTTGCAGGCTATGGCGAACAGTGCTGGGGATTGACAGCCAGTTATTCCGTCGAGGGCTATGCCGGTCACAGCCCCTCCCGCGATCTTGGCGTCATTTCGCCTACAGCCGCGCTTTCCTCCTTCCCTTATACGCCTGAAAAGTCCATGGCCGCCCTGGAGCATTTCTATTACAATCTTGGCGATAAGATCTGGGGTAAATACGGGTTTTATGACGCGTTTAGTCAAACTGAAAATTGGTACCCGCAGCGCTACCTGGCCATTGACCAGGGGCCTGTTGTGGTCATGATAGAAAACCACCGTTCCGGTTTGTTGTGGGAGCTTTTTATGTCCTGTCCCGAAATAAAGCAGGGGCTGAAGAAGCTCGGTTTTTCCGGTTTTTGA
- a CDS encoding LamG domain-containing protein: MLKTAAIILMAGLGGLGFTSCQKMERPELVLIPDDTARLNGPLQLYLGFEDSPLDSIHFDEGTATGISYVEGVHGKAYQGSATGQIQFASAGKLAEMSSFTVAFWLNTEKHEGGAQCIFMLPNTEDFWGNMFATIEGNGNPDDNSMQLKFNFGPWVDFSGSNGMERLPDMYGKWRHLAFTYDENTSVFSAYLDGQAIPLPAAVANPEANGEPLGPLAFQNVSKFVIGAYQQHIGIQNDPEAWMLRYTGMLDQFRVYTKALTAEEVNTLFASKK, translated from the coding sequence ATGTTAAAAACAGCTGCAATTATACTGATGGCAGGTTTAGGGGGCCTTGGCTTTACGTCTTGCCAGAAAATGGAACGCCCGGAACTGGTCCTCATACCGGACGACACGGCAAGGCTGAACGGGCCTTTGCAGCTTTACCTCGGATTCGAGGATTCGCCCCTGGACAGCATCCACTTTGACGAAGGTACTGCTACCGGGATCAGTTACGTGGAAGGTGTTCACGGCAAAGCCTATCAGGGATCAGCAACCGGGCAGATACAATTTGCTTCTGCCGGAAAGCTCGCGGAAATGAGCAGCTTCACGGTGGCTTTCTGGCTGAACACGGAAAAGCATGAAGGAGGAGCGCAATGTATTTTTATGCTTCCCAATACGGAGGACTTCTGGGGAAATATGTTTGCAACCATTGAAGGCAACGGGAACCCCGACGATAATTCCATGCAGTTGAAATTTAATTTCGGCCCCTGGGTTGACTTTAGCGGGAGCAACGGCATGGAACGGTTGCCGGACATGTATGGAAAATGGCGGCATCTGGCGTTCACTTATGATGAGAATACTTCGGTATTTTCAGCTTACCTGGACGGCCAAGCTATTCCCCTGCCCGCAGCGGTTGCCAATCCTGAAGCGAACGGAGAGCCACTTGGGCCGCTTGCGTTCCAGAATGTTTCAAAATTTGTAATCGGCGCGTATCAGCAGCATATTGGCATACAAAACGATCCGGAGGCCTGGATGCTGCGGTACACCGGCATGCTCGATCAGTTCAGGGTATACACGAAAGCGCTGACCGCTGAAGAAGTAAACACGTTATTTGCCAGCAAGAAATGA